A window of the Choloepus didactylus isolate mChoDid1 chromosome 11, mChoDid1.pri, whole genome shotgun sequence genome harbors these coding sequences:
- the PTGER4 gene encoding prostaglandin E2 receptor EP4 subtype, with protein sequence MSSPGANASASLFPERLNSPVTIPAVMFIFGVVGNLVAIVVLCKSRKEQKETTFYTLVCGLAVTDLLGTLLVSPVTIATYMKGQWPGGEALCEYSTFILLFFGLSGLSIICAMSIERYLAINHAYFYSHYVDKRLAGLTLFAVYASNVLFCALPNMGLGSSRLQYPDTWCFIDWTTNVTAHAAFSYMYAGFSSFLILATVLCNVLVCGALLRMHRQFMRRTSLGTEQNHAAAAAAAVASSAWRGNPASVSPALPRLSDFRRRRSFRRIAGAEIQMVILLIATSLVVLICSIPLVVRVFVNQLYQPSLERVISKNPDLQAIRIAAVNPILDPWIYILLRKTVLSKAIEKIKCLFCRIGGARRDRSGQHCSDSRRTSSPMSSHSHSFLSRELKEISSTSQTLLYLPELSENSLGGRNLLPGVPGMGLSQGDTTSLRTLRISETSDSSQGQDSESVLLVDEVGGSSRAESAPKGSTLQVTFPNESLNLTEKCI encoded by the exons ATGTCCAGCCCCGGAGCCAATGCGTCTGCCTCCTTATTCCCCGAACGGCTGAACAGCCCGGTGACCATCCCGGCGGTGATGTTCATCTTCGGGGTGGTGGGCAACCTGGTGGCCATCGTGGTGCTGTGCAAATCGCGCAAAGAGCAGAAGGAGACGACCTTCTACACGCTGGTATGCGGGCTGGCCGTCACCGACCTGTTGGGCACTTTGCTGGTGAGCCCGGTGACCATCGCCACGTACATGAAGGGCCAGTGGCCCGGGGGTGAGGCGCTATGTGAGTACAGCACCTTCATCCTGCTCTTCTTCGGCCTGTCGGGCCTCAGCATCATCTGCGCCATGAGCATCGAGCGCTACCTGGCCATCAACCACGCCTACTTCTACAGCCACTACGTGGACAAGCGGCTGGCCGGCCTCACCCTCTTCGCCGTCTATGCGTCCAACGTGCTCTTCTGCGCGCTGCCCAACATGGGCCTCGGCAGCTCGCGGCTGCAGTACCCGGACACATGGTGCTTCATCGACTGGACCACCAACGTGACGGCGCACGCCGCCTTCTCCTACATGTACGCGGGCTTCAGCTCCTTCCTCATCCTCGCCACGGTACTCTGCAACGTGCTCGTGTGCGGCGCTCTGCTCCGCATGCACCGCCAGTTCATGCGCCGCACGTCGCTGGGCACGGAGCAGAACCacgcggccgccgccgccgcagccgTGGCCTCCTCAGCCTGGCGGGGCAACCCCGCCTCAGTCTCCCCCGCCCTACCGCGCCTCAGCGACTTTCGCCGCCGCCGGAGCTTCCGCCGCATCGCGGGAGCAGAGATCCAGATGGTCATCTTACTCATCGCCACCTCCCTGGTGGTGCTCATCTGCTCCATCCCCCTGGTG GTGCGAGTGTTTGTCAACCAATTATATCAGCCAAGTTTGGAACGTGTTATCAGCAAAAACCCAGATCTGCAGGCCATCCGAATTGCTGCTGTGAATCCCATTCTGGATCCCTGGATCTACATCCTCCTGCGCAAGACAGTGCTCAGCAAGGCGATAGAAAAgatcaaatgcctcttctgccGCATCGGTGGGGCGCGCAGGGACCGTTCCGGACAGCATTGTTCTGACAGTCGAAGAACGTCTTCCCCTATGTCCAGCCACTCTCACTCCTTCCTCTCCCGGGAGCTGAAGGAGATCAGCAGCACATCTCAGACCCTCCTTTACCTGCCAGAACTCAGCGAAAATAGCCTGGGAGGCAGGAATTTGCTTCCAGGTGTGCCTGGCATGGGCCTGAGCCAAGGAGACACCACCTCACTGAGGACTTTGCGAATATCAGAGACCTCAGACTCTTCCCAGGGGCAGGACTCGGAGAGTGTCTTGCTGGTGGATGAGGTTGGTGGGAGCAGCAGGGCTGAGTCGGCCCCAAAGGGGAGCACCCTGCAAGTAACATTTCCCAACGAATCACTGAACTTAACAGAAAAATGTATATAG